A region from the Saccharicrinis carchari genome encodes:
- the pheS gene encoding phenylalanine--tRNA ligase subunit alpha codes for MLDKIKALREEIQQLTAQTADEAEHLRIKYLSKKGIIPQLFNDFKTVPNEQKREVGQLINVLKTEAHDFIGALKEQFAHTDVRGAGSDLTLPGTLMKLGSRHPLSLVRNEIVDIFARLGFNIAEGPEIEDDFHVFTALNFPEEHPARDMQDTFFIEKDPDVLLRTHTSSVQVRVMENTQPPIRSIFPGRVFRNEAISARAHCIFHQVEGLYIDENVSFADLRQTLLYFAKEMFGEKTQIRLRPSYFPFTEPSAEMDISCSLCGGKGCNVCKYTGWVEILGCGMVDPHVLDYSNIDSEKYTGFAFGMGIERITMLKYQIKDIRLFFENDVRFLEQFKANI; via the coding sequence ATGCTCGATAAAATAAAAGCACTGCGCGAAGAGATACAACAATTGACCGCCCAAACAGCGGATGAGGCCGAACATCTGCGGATAAAATACCTCAGTAAAAAAGGCATCATACCCCAATTGTTTAACGATTTTAAAACAGTGCCCAACGAGCAGAAACGGGAAGTGGGTCAATTAATTAACGTGCTTAAAACGGAAGCCCACGATTTTATTGGGGCATTAAAGGAGCAGTTCGCCCATACCGATGTACGAGGTGCAGGATCCGACCTAACCCTTCCCGGAACCCTCATGAAGCTGGGCAGTCGTCATCCTTTATCGCTAGTGCGTAACGAGATAGTGGATATTTTTGCACGCTTGGGTTTCAATATTGCCGAAGGCCCCGAAATAGAGGATGATTTTCATGTTTTTACGGCACTCAACTTTCCCGAGGAACACCCGGCACGTGATATGCAAGACACCTTTTTTATCGAAAAAGATCCTGATGTGCTGTTACGAACGCATACCTCGTCGGTTCAGGTGCGGGTGATGGAAAATACACAACCCCCCATCCGCTCTATTTTTCCGGGTCGTGTGTTCCGCAACGAGGCTATATCCGCGCGTGCTCATTGTATATTTCATCAGGTAGAAGGTTTGTATATCGATGAAAATGTATCTTTTGCTGACCTAAGGCAGACCTTGCTTTATTTTGCTAAAGAAATGTTTGGTGAAAAAACGCAGATACGATTACGACCATCTTATTTCCCTTTTACCGAGCCATCCGCCGAAATGGATATTTCGTGCAGCTTATGCGGGGGTAAGGGTTGTAACGTTTGTAAATACACGGGATGGGTCGAGATTTTGGGTTGCGGCATGGTAGATCCACATGTTTTGGACTACTCCAATATAGACAGTGAAAAATATACCGGCTTTGCATTTGGCATGGGCATTGAACGGATTACCATGCTTAAATATCAGATAAAGGACATTAGATTATTTTTTGAAAACGATGTGCGTTTTCTGGAACAGTTTAAAGCAAATATTTAA
- a CDS encoding class I SAM-dependent methyltransferase has translation MKSFWNERYASEEYIYGTQPNPQVKSFIDSIPAGRILFPGEGEGRNAIYAAMRNWDVVALDQSSVAKNKAKKLAAKYGVSFEYLLGDITETNLQPQSFDAVALSFFHLPPQLRKEIHTFLASLVKAGGRLFVVGFSKEQIHYNSGGPGNIDMLYSTSMLANDFVDFKIIRNVEFISQLNEGDGHYGPASLIEFEAIKI, from the coding sequence ATGAAATCATTTTGGAACGAGCGCTATGCCTCAGAAGAGTATATATATGGCACACAGCCCAATCCTCAGGTTAAATCATTTATAGATAGTATCCCTGCCGGAAGAATTCTGTTTCCGGGCGAGGGTGAGGGTCGAAATGCAATTTATGCCGCTATGCGAAATTGGGATGTGGTGGCCTTGGATCAAAGCAGCGTAGCTAAAAATAAAGCAAAAAAATTGGCCGCTAAGTATGGCGTAAGCTTTGAATATCTTTTAGGAGATATAACTGAAACCAACCTTCAGCCCCAATCTTTTGATGCTGTTGCACTCTCATTTTTTCATCTTCCCCCCCAGCTTAGAAAAGAAATACATACTTTTTTGGCCTCACTTGTAAAAGCCGGAGGGAGGTTGTTTGTTGTAGGTTTTTCAAAAGAACAAATACACTACAACAGTGGCGGACCGGGTAATATCGACATGCTTTATTCAACAAGTATGTTGGCTAATGATTTTGTTGATTTTAAAATTATACGTAATGTTGAGTTTATTTCACAATTAAATGAAGGAGATGGACATTATGGACCGGCATCGTTAATTGAATTTGAAGCGATAAAAATATAG
- a CDS encoding peptidylprolyl isomerase: MKKCFVTAIFVFWTCLGYAQSKNVILSTTLGDIKIMLYDDTPKHRDSFLKLAKEGHYDGTLFYRVVKDFVIQGGSSDSKNAAPGKHIGYGSSKLTIDSEFRENRFHKKGAICAPRQPEDINHFLMSDISQFYIVQGRVYTNKELDLLEKATNNPIMIKLKKEFYLPHKEKLKKLKADDPHEFNRLLREIKEKIAFEYALSNKLEFSPEQREVYTSIGGLPELDGEYTVFGEVISGFNVMEQIAALKTDKNNRPLKDVKLVLRLL; the protein is encoded by the coding sequence ATGAAAAAGTGCTTTGTTACAGCGATATTTGTATTTTGGACTTGCCTTGGCTATGCACAAAGTAAAAACGTAATTTTATCTACCACCTTGGGCGATATTAAAATTATGCTTTACGATGATACGCCTAAGCATAGAGATAGCTTTTTAAAGTTGGCCAAGGAAGGTCATTACGATGGTACCTTATTTTATCGGGTGGTAAAAGACTTTGTGATTCAGGGTGGATCGTCCGATTCTAAAAATGCAGCCCCCGGTAAACACATCGGTTACGGCAGTTCAAAATTAACCATCGATTCGGAGTTTCGCGAAAATAGGTTTCATAAAAAAGGAGCCATTTGTGCTCCACGCCAGCCCGAGGATATCAATCATTTTTTAATGTCGGACATTAGCCAGTTCTATATTGTGCAAGGCAGGGTTTATACCAATAAAGAGCTGGATTTGCTGGAGAAGGCTACCAATAATCCTATTATGATTAAATTAAAAAAAGAGTTTTACCTGCCGCATAAAGAAAAACTTAAAAAGCTAAAAGCGGACGACCCACACGAGTTTAACCGGCTACTGCGTGAGATAAAGGAAAAGATTGCCTTTGAGTACGCCTTATCTAACAAGTTGGAGTTTAGCCCGGAGCAACGTGAGGTTTATACTTCAATTGGTGGACTGCCCGAGCTCGACGGCGAGTACACTGTTTTTGGCGAGGTGATAAGCGGATTTAATGTAATGGAACAAATAGCAGCTTTAAAAACCGATAAAAACAACCGTCCTTTAAAAGATGTTAAGCTGGTGCTTAGGTTGCTGTAG
- the pdxH gene encoding pyridoxamine 5'-phosphate oxidase — protein MNKDLSNIRKDFTQKELSEDTVVENPVHQFRLWLNEAIESEQPEPTAMTLCTVSPDAIPSARIVLLKKLDDNTGFWFYTNYDSHKGKDLAHNHHATLNFFWPLLERQVRITGTVSKVSISDSNAYFDSRPLDSRIGAIASPQSQVIESRDELKELLEEAKKGLIQRPKHWGGYALLPNEIEFWQGRASRLHDRIRYRLSGKDWVRERLAP, from the coding sequence ATGAATAAAGACTTATCAAATATCAGAAAAGATTTTACCCAAAAGGAACTAAGCGAGGACACAGTTGTTGAGAATCCCGTGCATCAGTTTAGGCTATGGCTCAATGAGGCCATCGAAAGCGAACAGCCCGAACCAACCGCCATGACTCTCTGCACAGTTTCGCCCGATGCCATACCCTCTGCACGAATCGTACTACTAAAAAAACTGGACGATAACACCGGCTTTTGGTTTTACACCAATTACGACAGCCATAAAGGAAAGGACTTGGCGCATAATCATCATGCTACGCTCAATTTTTTTTGGCCTTTATTAGAGCGGCAGGTACGTATAACGGGCACGGTATCTAAAGTATCCATCTCCGATAGCAACGCCTATTTTGATTCGCGTCCGCTGGATAGCCGTATCGGGGCCATCGCTTCGCCACAAAGCCAGGTAATTGAAAGTAGGGATGAATTAAAGGAACTGTTGGAGGAAGCCAAAAAAGGGCTTATCCAACGACCTAAACATTGGGGTGGATATGCATTGTTGCCCAACGAAATAGAGTTTTGGCAAGGACGAGCCAGCCGCTTGCACGATAGAATCAGGTACAGATTAAGCGGGAAAGATTGGGTACGGGAACGATTGGCACCTTAA
- a CDS encoding peptidylprolyl isomerase, which produces MKKTTSFIWAFLFMAIVACSSKSGEPIVRIKTNYGNLKLKLYNETPVHRDNFLKLAKEGYFNGTLFHRVIKNFMIQGGDPDSKNAQGGVALGQGGPGYTLPAEIDYPKFFHKKGALAAAREGDRQNPERRSSGSQFYIVQGEISNDSKLTKLENKFREDKKREIFNQVLAQYEDSLNTLQQLGDQDSMMDMQKFVMGEVQKQYAAQPEFTMPERVKEIYKTRGGTPHLDGGYTVFGEVIEDKTLFEQIASLFGRRYGLEVIERIAQEQTDGRNRPLKDVVILDVKVIRE; this is translated from the coding sequence ATGAAAAAAACCACCTCGTTCATATGGGCTTTTCTTTTTATGGCCATTGTTGCCTGTTCGTCTAAGTCGGGCGAGCCCATTGTGCGTATAAAAACCAATTACGGAAACCTGAAGCTAAAGCTTTACAACGAAACCCCTGTACATCGTGATAATTTTTTAAAGCTGGCGAAAGAAGGTTATTTTAACGGAACGCTGTTTCACCGAGTCATCAAAAATTTTATGATTCAGGGAGGCGACCCGGATTCTAAAAATGCGCAAGGTGGTGTGGCACTCGGTCAAGGCGGACCCGGCTATACTTTACCTGCAGAAATAGATTACCCAAAGTTTTTTCATAAGAAAGGGGCGCTGGCTGCAGCCCGCGAAGGAGATAGGCAAAATCCGGAAAGACGATCTTCGGGCTCGCAGTTTTACATTGTGCAGGGCGAGATAAGTAACGATTCCAAGTTAACCAAACTTGAGAACAAATTTAGGGAGGATAAAAAACGAGAAATATTTAACCAAGTGCTTGCACAATACGAAGATTCATTAAATACGCTTCAACAATTAGGCGACCAGGATAGCATGATGGATATGCAAAAGTTTGTGATGGGCGAGGTGCAGAAACAATACGCCGCACAGCCCGAATTTACTATGCCCGAAAGGGTAAAAGAAATATATAAAACGCGCGGTGGCACGCCGCATTTGGATGGTGGTTATACCGTTTTTGGTGAGGTAATAGAGGATAAAACCTTATTTGAACAAATAGCTTCATTGTTTGGCCGCCGTTATGGCCTGGAGGTGATAGAGCGGATTGCACAGGAACAAACTGATGGCCGCAACAGACCGTTGAAAGATGTGGTGATATTGGATGTAAAGGTAATCAGGGAGTAA
- a CDS encoding peptidylprolyl isomerase, with amino-acid sequence MNKLGIILLVSLILVGCKSGQERKGSTKPENIRPKGSYQRNIKGIVRIQTYDHYNRTLKKGYGFYITANLLVTHLDLIKGAFKAKAAIIGSDNYNDVAGYTAYSIDQNLVILKTWKKNLNYLDIDKAIRSIPDTVAGLYRKQKKMYAPKAAVKRLEQDSITHYLLSREIYNGLPAFNYLHHLVGLVQSMDTDTGRVSVLIPSANIAALAKNQLEQPASIYELRNKSNKVYPSYKSIEAFRIVTSMGNITIKLDNRTPVFRDNFIKLVSDQFYDSLLVHRVIHNFLIQTGAADSKYADKDDIVGWQGPGYDLKTNVVPGLYHKRGAVAASKMPAERNPRNRSDGSQFYIVSGRLFTLDELKDLEKDKGIKFTQQQINTYTTLGGAPHLDGDYTVFGEVIGGMDVVDKIAAAKTYAVDRPVDDIRILKIEMLRK; translated from the coding sequence ATGAATAAATTAGGAATAATATTGTTAGTGAGCCTTATATTGGTTGGATGTAAATCCGGCCAGGAAAGAAAGGGTAGTACCAAGCCGGAGAATATCCGACCCAAAGGATCGTATCAGCGCAATATCAAAGGCATTGTACGCATTCAAACCTACGATCACTACAACCGCACGCTAAAAAAGGGATATGGATTTTACATTACCGCTAACCTACTGGTTACCCATCTCGATTTAATAAAAGGTGCTTTTAAAGCCAAAGCGGCCATTATCGGATCCGATAATTATAACGATGTGGCAGGCTATACCGCGTACAGTATTGATCAAAACTTAGTGATATTAAAAACGTGGAAGAAAAATCTAAATTATCTGGATATTGATAAGGCTATTAGAAGTATCCCCGACACAGTGGCAGGACTCTACCGCAAGCAAAAAAAAATGTATGCTCCAAAGGCAGCGGTAAAAAGGCTGGAGCAGGACTCTATTACCCATTACCTCCTGAGTCGGGAAATTTATAACGGTTTGCCTGCTTTTAATTATCTGCACCATCTGGTTGGTCTGGTACAAAGCATGGATACCGACACAGGTCGTGTTTCCGTTTTGATTCCTTCAGCTAACATTGCCGCACTGGCAAAAAATCAATTGGAGCAGCCGGCATCTATCTACGAACTTCGTAATAAATCCAATAAAGTTTATCCATCCTACAAAAGTATTGAGGCATTTAGGATAGTGACCAGCATGGGCAACATCACCATAAAACTGGATAATCGAACCCCCGTTTTCCGTGATAACTTTATAAAATTGGTGAGCGATCAGTTTTACGATAGCCTGCTGGTGCACAGGGTTATACACAATTTTTTGATTCAAACCGGTGCGGCCGACAGTAAATATGCGGATAAAGATGACATAGTTGGCTGGCAGGGGCCCGGTTACGATTTAAAAACAAATGTGGTGCCCGGATTATATCATAAGCGAGGTGCTGTAGCCGCATCAAAAATGCCGGCAGAGCGCAACCCCAGGAACCGATCCGATGGTTCGCAGTTTTATATTGTTTCCGGAAGACTTTTCACCTTGGACGAATTAAAAGATCTTGAAAAAGATAAAGGAATAAAGTTTACCCAACAACAAATAAACACTTATACCACGCTTGGGGGTGCACCACATCTCGACGGAGATTATACCGTATTTGGAGAGGTGATCGGAGGAATGGATGTGGTAGATAAAATTGCCGCCGCTAAAACCTATGCTGTTGATAGGCCGGTTGATGATATCAGAATATTAAAAATTGAGATGTTAAGAAAATAG